Within the Arthrobacter sp. V1I7 genome, the region GCCTGAAGGGCCTCGTCGCCGAGGAATCGCGCGACGGCGTAACGGTCAACTTCGCCTGGAACCCCGAGTTCCTGCGCGAGGGCTTCGCCGTGGAGGACACCCTGCGTCCGGACCGTCTGGTCATGGGATCCGACTCCGCCGCTGCGGAGGCCACCCTGCGTGAGGTCTACGCCGACGCCATCAGCCGCGAGACCCCGTTCATCTCCACGGACTTCGAGACGGCGGAACTGGTCAAGGTGGCTGCCAACGCCTTCCTGGCCACCAAGATCTCCTTCATCAACGCCTTCTCCGAGGTCACCGAGACCGTGGGCGGCAACATCCGCACCCTGGCCGACGCCATTGGCCTCGACTCCCGGATCGGCCGCCGCTTCCTCAACGCCGGCATCGGCTTTGGCGGCGGCTGCCTGCCCAAGGACATCCGCGCGCTCCAGGCACGCGTGTCCGAGCTGGGCCTGGACAGCACTATGCGGTTCCTGAACGAAGTTGACGAAGTCAACCTCCGCCGCCGTGACCGTGCGGTCCACGTCGCAGAGACGCTGCTCGGCACCCTGGAGGGCAAGCGCATCGCCGTCCTCGGCGTCGCATTCAAGCCCAACAGCGACGACGTCCGGGACTCCCCGGCACTCGACGTGGCCGCCAGGCTCTTCAACAGCGGAGCCGACGTCAGCGTCTACGACCCGGCCGCCAACGCGAACGCCGCGAAGCGGTACCCGCGGTTGAACTACGTTGATTCCCTTGGCACGGCCGCGGCGGATGCCGACCTGGTCATGGTGCTCACGGAATGGTCCGAATTCGTGAATATCGATCCCGCGGATCTTTCCGCCGCGGTGTCGCACAAGCGGATGTTTGACGGGCGCAACGTCCTGGACCACGAGAAGTGGAACGCGGCCGGCTGGGACATCGTGTCCCTCGGCCACAAGAGCGAGCTCCTGGAGCTGACTGCGGTCCACTAGGGATCTCAGCGTACTCCGGCACTCAGCCCGGTCGAATGAATCCGTTTCATTCGGCCGGGCTGAGTCGTTTCTGGCTGCCAGGGGTACGTGGGGTGAGGCCAGCCCTCCGGAGGCTGTCAGCGCATCACAGGGACGCGTACAGCCTGCCTGTGCTCGTGAGCGTGCCGTTCGTGTGGAACAAGGCGGAGCTTCCCATAACGGGGTCCCCTGCCGGCCGGGACTTCCAGGCAAAGCGTTCGACGAACGGCATGGCGCGCAGGCCGGCCACCGTGGCGCGCATGAAGTCCTCGGTCTGGGCCCGTGAGTACACGCTGCGCCGGGTGGATGTCGCATTCCAGTCGGCGACCGCATATTCAGTCACCCACACCGGCTTTTATACTTTTCGTGCAGCATGGTCACCTTGTTGAGGAAATCGTCGGCCTTAGGCCAGGCGTAGCGGTGCATCGTCACGAAATCGACACGCAGACCCTTGGCCTTGGCCATGAAGCTCTCAAGCCAGAGGCTGTCGGTTCCGGCCGGAGCAGGGGACCCGAGCCTTAGCCCGGTTGCCACCAGCTTGGGCCACAG harbors:
- a CDS encoding UDP-glucose/GDP-mannose dehydrogenase family protein, with the translated sequence MTLRLTVIGTGYLGATHAACMAELGFEVLGVDVDKEKIDSLSRGELPIHEPGLPELLRKHTESGRLRFTTSFEEAGAFGDVHFIAVGTPQRAGEHAADMTYVDASVAAIARAATKDSLIVGKSTVPVGSARRLKGLVAEESRDGVTVNFAWNPEFLREGFAVEDTLRPDRLVMGSDSAAAEATLREVYADAISRETPFISTDFETAELVKVAANAFLATKISFINAFSEVTETVGGNIRTLADAIGLDSRIGRRFLNAGIGFGGGCLPKDIRALQARVSELGLDSTMRFLNEVDEVNLRRRDRAVHVAETLLGTLEGKRIAVLGVAFKPNSDDVRDSPALDVAARLFNSGADVSVYDPAANANAAKRYPRLNYVDSLGTAAADADLVMVLTEWSEFVNIDPADLSAAVSHKRMFDGRNVLDHEKWNAAGWDIVSLGHKSELLELTAVH